From a single Adhaeribacter swui genomic region:
- the ileS gene encoding isoleucine--tRNA ligase: MKYNEYKNLDYAKLAEEVLARWNSNKIFEKSVETREGNTPFVFYEGPPSANGAPGIHHVMARAVKDIFCRYKTLKGFQVNRKGGWDTHGLPIELQVEKELGITKEDIGKKISIADYNARCRETVMRYKSQWDDLTQKMGYWVDLDNPYITFENDYIESIWALLKKLYQKGFLYKGYTIQPYSPSDGTGLSSHELNQPGCYKEVKDTSIVAQFKVIKDSKSEFLFSNPKGDVYILAWTTTPWTLPSNTALAIGDKITYVQVNTFNTYTHKPVSVVLAKELVGKYFSEKNKNLKISDYKPGDKAIPFEIVQEFTGKQLVGIRYEQLMPYLQPFYDADKAFQVVAGDFVTTSDGTGVVHTSPTFGADDFRVAKQQGIPALTIKDELGNELPTVDRRGKFINEIGVRLLEGVDKYKIKTHKVLGADDFYVKNYTNEDESHPDYKTTDVIISIILKEENKAFKVEKYEHTYPHSWRTDKPVLYYPLDAWFIKTTAVKDRLVELNKTINWKPESTGSGRFGNWLENLVDWNLSRSRYWGTPLPIWRTEEGDEEICIGSVAELQAEVDKAVVAGVMEPTVVSEMDLHRPYVDNIVLASKSGKAMRREPDLIDVWFDSGAMPYAQWHYPFENQETFKQNFPADFIAEGVDQTRGWFFTLHAIAVMLEDSVAFKNVMANGLVLDKNGNKMSKRLGNAVDPFATINTYGPDATRWYMISNAPPWDNLKFNTDGIVEVQRRFFGTLQNTYSFFALYANLDNFTYAEAEVPLANRTESDRWIISKLNSLVGLVDAAYADYDPTKATRAIQDFVSDDLSNWYVRLNRKRFWKGEYNEDKIAAYQTLYTCLETVALLAAPVAPFYMDQLFLDLNKVSGKNPVESVHLANYPQVNETAIDAELEERMQLAQTVSSLVHSLRKKETIKVRQPLSRILIPVLNQKTRQQIQAVADLILSEVNVKAIEYIDDTSGILVKKIKPNFKKLGQVYGPRLKEVAAAIQKMNQEDINQLEKENGFAITLANESVTITPEDVEITSEDIPGWLVATEGKLTVALDITLTEELKQEGIARDLVNRIQNLRKDSGLDVQDRIRISLQNNNAEVNAAVQAFEKYISEETQATDVQLLEIIAGGTALEIDEYTLTAKLEVI, encoded by the coding sequence GTGAAATATAACGAGTACAAAAACCTGGACTACGCTAAGTTAGCCGAAGAAGTGCTGGCGCGGTGGAATAGTAACAAGATATTTGAAAAGTCGGTTGAAACGCGCGAAGGAAATACGCCTTTTGTCTTTTACGAAGGACCACCTTCGGCTAATGGCGCCCCAGGTATTCACCACGTAATGGCGCGGGCCGTAAAAGATATCTTTTGCCGTTATAAAACTTTAAAAGGTTTTCAGGTTAACCGCAAAGGTGGCTGGGATACCCACGGTTTGCCCATCGAGCTGCAGGTGGAAAAAGAATTAGGGATTACTAAAGAAGATATCGGTAAAAAAATATCTATCGCGGATTACAATGCCCGGTGCCGCGAAACCGTAATGCGTTATAAAAGCCAGTGGGACGACCTTACCCAGAAAATGGGTTATTGGGTAGATCTGGATAATCCGTACATCACCTTCGAAAACGATTACATTGAATCTATTTGGGCGCTTTTAAAAAAGCTGTATCAGAAAGGCTTCTTGTACAAAGGTTATACCATCCAGCCGTACTCGCCATCGGATGGTACTGGTTTAAGTTCCCACGAACTGAACCAGCCTGGTTGCTACAAAGAAGTAAAAGATACCTCCATTGTAGCCCAGTTTAAAGTAATTAAAGATTCTAAATCGGAGTTTTTATTTTCTAACCCTAAGGGCGATGTTTATATTCTAGCCTGGACCACCACTCCCTGGACCTTGCCTTCCAACACGGCTCTAGCAATTGGCGATAAGATAACTTATGTGCAGGTAAATACTTTTAATACCTACACGCATAAACCCGTAAGTGTAGTTCTGGCCAAAGAATTAGTGGGTAAGTACTTTTCTGAAAAAAATAAAAATTTAAAAATTTCGGATTACAAGCCCGGCGATAAAGCCATTCCTTTTGAGATTGTGCAAGAGTTTACGGGTAAGCAATTAGTAGGTATCCGGTATGAACAACTTATGCCCTACCTGCAACCATTCTACGATGCAGATAAAGCCTTTCAGGTAGTAGCCGGCGATTTTGTTACTACTTCTGACGGAACCGGCGTGGTGCATACGTCACCCACTTTCGGTGCCGATGACTTCCGGGTAGCTAAACAACAAGGCATCCCGGCTTTAACCATAAAAGATGAACTAGGTAATGAGTTGCCCACCGTGGATAGACGCGGAAAATTCATTAACGAAATTGGCGTAAGACTGCTCGAAGGTGTTGATAAGTATAAAATCAAAACGCATAAAGTATTAGGTGCCGATGATTTTTATGTGAAAAATTACACCAACGAAGATGAAAGCCATCCGGATTATAAAACCACGGATGTTATTATCTCCATCATCCTGAAAGAAGAGAATAAAGCCTTTAAGGTTGAAAAATACGAGCACACCTATCCACACTCGTGGCGGACAGATAAACCGGTTTTATATTATCCACTGGATGCTTGGTTTATCAAAACAACGGCCGTTAAAGATCGGTTAGTAGAGTTAAACAAAACCATCAACTGGAAACCTGAATCTACTGGCTCAGGCCGTTTCGGTAACTGGCTCGAAAATTTGGTAGATTGGAATTTGTCGCGCTCACGTTATTGGGGTACGCCTTTGCCAATCTGGCGCACCGAAGAAGGTGACGAAGAAATTTGCATTGGCTCTGTAGCTGAGTTACAAGCCGAAGTAGACAAAGCAGTTGTAGCTGGAGTAATGGAACCAACTGTGGTTTCAGAAATGGACCTGCACCGGCCCTATGTGGATAACATTGTATTGGCCAGCAAATCGGGTAAAGCCATGCGCCGCGAACCGGACTTAATTGATGTTTGGTTTGATTCAGGAGCTATGCCGTATGCGCAGTGGCATTATCCTTTCGAGAATCAGGAAACCTTCAAGCAAAACTTCCCCGCCGATTTTATTGCCGAAGGTGTAGACCAAACGCGCGGTTGGTTCTTTACCTTACACGCCATTGCGGTAATGCTGGAAGACAGCGTAGCTTTTAAAAATGTAATGGCTAACGGTTTGGTACTCGATAAAAACGGCAACAAAATGAGTAAGCGCTTAGGCAATGCCGTTGATCCGTTTGCCACCATAAATACCTACGGCCCAGATGCTACCCGCTGGTACATGATTTCGAATGCGCCGCCTTGGGATAATTTAAAATTTAATACCGATGGCATTGTAGAAGTTCAGCGCCGTTTCTTTGGTACTTTACAGAATACGTATTCGTTCTTCGCGCTGTATGCTAACCTGGATAACTTTACTTACGCCGAAGCCGAAGTACCTCTGGCAAATCGGACGGAAAGTGACCGGTGGATAATTTCAAAATTAAATTCTTTAGTTGGTTTAGTAGATGCGGCCTACGCCGACTACGATCCTACTAAAGCTACTCGTGCCATTCAGGATTTTGTAAGTGATGATTTGAGTAACTGGTACGTGCGCCTGAACCGCAAGCGTTTCTGGAAAGGCGAGTACAACGAAGATAAAATTGCCGCTTACCAAACACTGTATACTTGCCTGGAAACAGTAGCTTTATTGGCTGCCCCGGTAGCGCCGTTCTACATGGATCAGTTGTTCTTAGATTTAAATAAAGTTTCCGGTAAAAACCCAGTCGAGTCGGTGCATTTAGCTAATTATCCACAGGTAAATGAAACTGCAATTGATGCTGAACTGGAAGAACGCATGCAGTTGGCGCAAACCGTGTCGTCGTTGGTGCACTCGCTCCGGAAAAAAGAAACCATTAAAGTGCGCCAGCCTTTATCGCGTATTTTAATTCCGGTACTTAACCAAAAAACCAGACAGCAAATACAAGCCGTTGCCGATTTAATTTTATCGGAAGTAAACGTAAAAGCCATCGAATATATTGATGATACTTCGGGCATTTTGGTAAAGAAAATCAAACCAAATTTTAAAAAATTAGGTCAGGTTTATGGCCCACGCCTGAAAGAAGTAGCTGCCGCTATTCAGAAGATGAACCAGGAAGATATTAATCAACTGGAAAAAGAAAACGGCTTTGCTATAACTTTAGCTAACGAATCAGTAACTATTACCCCGGAAGATGTAGAAATTACTTCGGAAGATATTCCGGGCTGGCTGGTTGCTACCGAAGGTAAATTAACGGTAGCCCTGGATATTACCTTAACAGAAGAATTAAAGCAAGAAGGTATTGCCCGTGATTTAGTAAACCGCATTCAAAATTTACGGAAAGATAGCGGCCTGGATGTACAGGATCGGATCCGGATTTCGTTACAGAATAATAATGCCGAAGTAAATGCCGCGGTACAAGCTTTTGAAAAATACATCAGCGAAGAAACCCAGGCTACCGATGTGCAACTGCTCGAAATAATTGCGGGAGGCACCGCTTTAGAAATAGACGAATATACCCTAACAGCCAAACTGGAGGTAATTTAA
- a CDS encoding glycine--tRNA ligase codes for MATQSEKSALESTQLKDIISHAKEYGFVFPSSEIYDGLQAVYDYGQNGVELKNNIKNVWWKCMTQLNQNVVGIDAAIFMHPDTWKASGHVDSFNDPMIDNKDSKKRYRADVLIEDRAAQYEKEGQPEKAKELVQQMARLLEAEDLSGVQQLIISEKITCPVSGTANWTEVRQFNLMFSTQTGSVADESTTIYLRPETAQGIFVNFLNVQKTGRMKIPFGIAQIGKAFRNEIVARQFTFRMREFEQMEMQFFIRPGSEMEWYEHWKQIRIKWHQALGIPAEKLRFHDHEKLAHYANAAVDIEFEFPFGFKEVEGIHSRTDFDLSQHQALSKKKQQYFDNDLNADGKPYGNYVPYVIETSAGADRLFLMTLCNAYTEEEVTEGESVKTRTYLKLHPVLAPVKAAIFPLVRKDGLPEKAQEIFDDLKFDFNIIYEERDAIGKRYTRQDLIGTPFCIAVDYETLENNTVTVRDRDTREQKRMPISELRNYIGDAVSLKRIFEKL; via the coding sequence ATGGCAACACAATCAGAAAAATCTGCACTCGAAAGCACCCAGTTAAAAGATATTATATCGCATGCCAAAGAATACGGCTTTGTATTTCCGAGCAGCGAGATTTATGACGGTCTACAAGCCGTTTACGATTACGGACAAAATGGGGTAGAGCTAAAAAATAATATAAAAAATGTTTGGTGGAAATGCATGACCCAACTCAACCAAAATGTGGTGGGTATTGATGCGGCTATTTTCATGCATCCGGATACCTGGAAAGCCTCGGGCCACGTCGATTCCTTTAACGATCCCATGATCGATAATAAAGATTCAAAAAAACGTTACCGGGCCGATGTGTTAATTGAAGACCGCGCAGCGCAGTACGAAAAAGAAGGTCAGCCCGAAAAAGCTAAAGAGCTGGTGCAACAAATGGCCCGCTTGCTCGAGGCCGAAGATTTAAGCGGCGTACAACAGCTAATCATTTCCGAAAAAATTACTTGTCCGGTTTCCGGAACTGCCAACTGGACCGAAGTGCGTCAGTTTAACTTAATGTTTTCTACGCAAACCGGATCGGTAGCCGATGAGTCTACTACCATTTACCTGCGCCCTGAAACTGCGCAAGGTATTTTTGTGAATTTTTTAAATGTGCAAAAAACCGGCCGCATGAAAATTCCGTTCGGGATTGCCCAAATTGGTAAAGCTTTCCGGAACGAGATTGTAGCCCGCCAGTTTACTTTCCGGATGCGCGAATTTGAGCAAATGGAAATGCAGTTCTTTATCCGGCCTGGTTCTGAAATGGAATGGTACGAACACTGGAAACAGATCCGGATTAAATGGCACCAAGCATTAGGCATACCCGCCGAGAAATTACGTTTCCATGACCACGAAAAATTAGCGCACTACGCCAACGCCGCCGTAGATATAGAATTTGAGTTCCCGTTTGGTTTTAAAGAAGTAGAAGGCATCCACTCCCGCACAGATTTTGACTTATCGCAACACCAGGCCCTTTCTAAGAAAAAACAACAGTATTTTGATAACGACCTGAATGCCGATGGCAAGCCGTATGGTAATTACGTGCCTTACGTTATCGAAACTTCGGCCGGCGCCGATCGCTTATTCTTGATGACCTTGTGCAACGCCTACACCGAAGAAGAAGTAACCGAAGGCGAAAGCGTTAAAACCAGGACTTATTTAAAATTACACCCGGTTTTAGCCCCAGTAAAAGCCGCTATTTTCCCGTTAGTGCGCAAAGACGGCTTACCAGAAAAAGCCCAGGAAATATTCGACGATTTAAAGTTTGATTTTAACATAATCTACGAAGAACGTGACGCCATTGGCAAACGCTACACCCGCCAGGATTTAATCGGAACCCCATTCTGTATTGCGGTGGATTACGAAACCCTGGAGAACAATACCGTAACCGTTCGCGACCGCGATACCCGGGAGCAAAAACGAATGCCCATTAGTGAATTAAGAAACTACATTGGAGATGCCGTAAGTTTAAAACGGATTTTTGAAAAACTGTAG
- a CDS encoding inorganic phosphate transporter translates to MLGLETHLLLLLFLCLLAACAFEFVNGFHDTANAVATVIYTNTLRPWVAVVWSAFWNFIGVFAGGIGVAMGIVYLLPVEALIDQNIYHGIAMIGALLLSAILWNLGTWYYGLPSSSSHTLIGSILGVGVAFSLLPDNTSGAAVNWDEAIKTGLSLIVSPFLGFTLTVFLMFILKRFVKNKAIFRQPHKRKPPPLWIRLILILTCTLVSFFHGSNDGQKGVGLVMLILIGIVPSFFALDNSKNPVVMQASLAQVEQTINQIDTATIAKVDLEVVTSMKEEARDLHQLFTSVKTMDDLPKKSRFLIRRDILLLAKDSEKVLSSTGIALSQTDRNILKENISTLRSFTDYAPDWVILMIAMSLGCGTMIGWKRIVKTIGEKIGKEHLTYAQGASAELMAAGVIGFSTFIFKLPVSTTHILSSGIAGSMVANKGIRNLNPGTIRNIALAWVLTLPVSMFLAGILFLIFRWIA, encoded by the coding sequence ATGCTCGGATTAGAAACTCACCTTCTGCTCCTCCTTTTTCTTTGCTTACTAGCGGCTTGCGCCTTTGAATTCGTAAATGGTTTTCATGATACCGCCAACGCTGTAGCCACTGTTATTTACACGAACACCCTACGTCCGTGGGTGGCGGTAGTCTGGTCCGCTTTCTGGAACTTTATCGGGGTATTTGCCGGCGGTATTGGCGTAGCTATGGGTATCGTTTACTTGTTACCCGTAGAAGCGCTCATCGATCAGAATATTTATCATGGCATTGCCATGATTGGCGCTTTACTTTTAAGTGCTATTCTCTGGAATTTAGGTACCTGGTATTATGGCTTGCCTTCTTCCAGCTCCCACACCTTAATTGGTTCTATTCTGGGGGTAGGCGTGGCTTTTTCCTTGCTGCCCGATAATACCTCGGGGGCAGCCGTAAACTGGGACGAAGCCATAAAAACAGGTTTATCTTTAATTGTGTCGCCATTTTTAGGTTTTACTTTAACCGTATTTTTAATGTTTATATTAAAACGGTTTGTTAAAAATAAAGCCATTTTCCGGCAGCCGCACAAACGCAAGCCACCGCCCCTCTGGATCCGTTTAATCCTGATTTTAACTTGTACCCTGGTTTCTTTTTTCCACGGCTCCAACGATGGGCAAAAAGGCGTGGGTTTAGTAATGTTAATTTTAATTGGCATTGTACCTTCTTTCTTTGCGCTGGATAACAGTAAAAACCCGGTAGTAATGCAAGCTTCGCTGGCCCAGGTAGAACAAACGATAAACCAGATTGATACTGCCACTATAGCTAAAGTAGATCTAGAAGTGGTAACAAGTATGAAAGAAGAAGCAAGGGATTTGCATCAGCTATTTACTTCAGTAAAAACGATGGATGACTTACCGAAAAAAAGTCGGTTCTTAATCAGAAGAGATATTCTTTTATTAGCCAAGGACTCAGAAAAAGTTTTGTCCAGCACCGGCATTGCACTTAGCCAAACCGATCGCAATATTTTAAAAGAAAATATCAGCACCCTGCGGTCTTTTACCGATTATGCGCCAGACTGGGTGATTTTAATGATTGCCATGTCGTTGGGCTGCGGAACCATGATTGGCTGGAAACGCATTGTAAAAACCATTGGCGAAAAAATTGGGAAAGAACATTTAACGTACGCTCAAGGTGCTTCGGCTGAATTAATGGCTGCCGGCGTAATTGGCTTTTCTACCTTTATTTTTAAATTACCCGTAAGTACTACCCATATTTTGTCGTCGGGTATTGCGGGTAGTATGGTGGCCAATAAAGGTATTCGTAATCTTAACCCGGGCACTATTCGCAATATTGCTTTGGCTTGGGTTTTAACTTTGCCGGTGTCTATGTTTTTGGCGGGTATTCTCTTCCTAATTTTCCGCTGGATTGCTTAA
- a CDS encoding DUF4385 domain-containing protein — MPFDYTIDFRNTDFRKNPELYRVGKGEQGVLLVEPYKSEILPYWRFKTPEIAEQSAEKIYSLFTAYLKAQDFIGADMARKFLQMGYTRSRRYANHKSGRKYKQNPQHEPTKELEKQARENYLLPREEDAVKAASAAIFKKKWQAAKENALYQQLMQEHKAKYGL; from the coding sequence ATGCCGTTTGATTATACCATAGATTTCAGGAATACCGATTTCCGGAAAAATCCGGAATTATACCGGGTAGGGAAGGGCGAACAAGGCGTGCTGCTGGTAGAACCCTATAAATCGGAGATATTGCCGTACTGGCGCTTTAAAACGCCTGAAATTGCAGAACAATCGGCTGAGAAGATATACAGTTTATTTACTGCGTATTTAAAAGCACAGGACTTTATCGGCGCCGATATGGCCCGCAAGTTTTTACAAATGGGATATACGCGGTCGCGGCGCTATGCTAACCATAAATCCGGCAGAAAGTATAAACAAAATCCCCAGCATGAGCCAACTAAAGAATTAGAAAAACAAGCTCGCGAAAATTACTTATTACCCCGCGAGGAAGACGCCGTAAAAGCTGCTTCGGCTGCTATTTTTAAGAAAAAGTGGCAAGCCGCTAAAGAGAATGCATTATACCAACAATTAATGCAGGAACATAAAGCCAAATACGGCTTGTAA
- a CDS encoding Ig-like domain-containing domain, translated as MFISRKLLNYTILLITCGCASISPPEGGEKDILSPELVSSTPANKALQVSGKTITLRFNEEVRLKDFNRQLIISPSTENQITSEVDREEVKLTFEKEFLPNTTYYLNFREGIEDITEGNKPKNLTLTFSTGAYLDSGQVQGVVTDLLTSEPAKNINVVLYNVNDTTTIRKNKPYYLTKTDDQGNYVLQNIKYGTYNLYAHQDKNNDNIYNDEKENIGYLATPVEITAQTPPQDLQLVRIDTKPPFISSRQPYLDEYHLNYNEGITAIKIAGGDSTDLYSFIGQNTKTVRFFPNTNQIKGKYFITAQDSAGNAKTDTVNIAFSGKKARRNPTFQVLPKASQVKGNEQFQLIFDAPLRLTNGPLLTLVEDSLTNRVLTYPQEVKANSSKNILLFNLNSKAKETIDIVADTTVLIPVSGDRFKKQKLNLTISEKDQGGSIDLKLKTDYKKYFLELLDKDFKILKTYNSPTSFSINDLEPGTYRIRVKIDEDLNGTWRAGNPDLKTIPEKVINLPRPIEVRVNWVQDVPFEF; from the coding sequence TGTTTATTTCCCGAAAACTATTAAACTATACTATTTTATTAATAACATGTGGTTGCGCCAGCATCAGTCCACCGGAAGGAGGAGAGAAAGATATTCTAAGTCCGGAATTGGTAAGCAGTACTCCGGCAAACAAGGCGCTCCAAGTATCGGGTAAAACAATTACTTTGCGCTTTAACGAGGAGGTCCGTTTAAAAGACTTTAACCGGCAACTCATTATATCACCGAGTACCGAAAACCAGATTACATCGGAAGTAGACCGGGAAGAAGTTAAACTAACTTTCGAAAAAGAGTTCCTACCCAACACTACTTATTACCTAAATTTCCGGGAAGGCATAGAAGACATAACAGAAGGGAATAAACCTAAAAATCTTACTTTAACCTTTAGTACCGGTGCCTATCTGGACTCTGGCCAGGTACAAGGTGTAGTTACCGATTTACTAACAAGTGAACCGGCAAAAAACATTAATGTAGTTTTGTATAACGTAAACGACACCACTACCATCCGCAAAAACAAACCTTATTATCTAACAAAAACAGATGATCAAGGAAACTACGTTTTGCAAAATATTAAATACGGCACTTATAACCTGTACGCACATCAGGATAAAAACAACGATAATATCTATAACGACGAGAAAGAAAACATTGGGTATTTAGCTACTCCAGTAGAAATTACGGCTCAAACACCCCCTCAGGATTTACAATTAGTAAGAATAGATACCAAGCCGCCTTTTATCTCAAGCAGGCAGCCTTACCTAGATGAGTACCACCTAAACTATAACGAAGGAATTACAGCCATAAAAATTGCCGGCGGCGATTCTACAGATCTATATAGTTTTATAGGCCAGAACACGAAAACTGTACGTTTTTTCCCAAATACAAATCAAATAAAAGGCAAATATTTTATTACAGCGCAAGATTCTGCCGGCAATGCTAAAACCGATACCGTTAATATTGCTTTTAGCGGTAAAAAAGCCCGTAGGAATCCGACCTTTCAAGTTTTACCTAAAGCCAGCCAAGTAAAGGGTAATGAGCAATTTCAGTTAATATTTGATGCGCCACTGCGCTTAACTAATGGTCCCTTATTAACATTAGTTGAAGATTCGCTTACAAACCGGGTATTAACTTATCCACAGGAGGTAAAGGCTAATAGTAGTAAAAATATCTTGCTGTTTAACCTTAATTCTAAGGCTAAAGAAACAATTGACATAGTAGCTGATACTACTGTTTTAATTCCGGTTTCGGGTGATCGTTTTAAAAAGCAAAAACTAAATTTAACCATCTCTGAAAAAGATCAGGGAGGAAGTATCGACTTGAAACTTAAAACAGATTACAAGAAATACTTTTTAGAACTGCTGGATAAAGATTTTAAAATTTTAAAAACATACAATTCGCCTACATCTTTTTCTATTAACGACCTGGAACCTGGCACCTATAGAATAAGAGTTAAAATAGATGAAGATTTAAATGGAACATGGCGAGCTGGTAATCCGGATCTTAAAACAATTCCCGAAAAAGTAATTAATTTACCAAGGCCCATTGAAGTAAGAGTAAATTGGGTGCAAGATGTACCTTTCGAGTTTTAA